The Petropleomorpha daqingensis genome includes a window with the following:
- a CDS encoding DNA-3-methyladenine glycosylase family protein — MTQTVDLARAHLRAADPVIRRLIDERPDFDPRAWLAELPAMDLFGALLFQVAGQQLSVAATRRTLARIEALFGDRFPSPTELLDVEPAVLREAGLSWRKISTLRDLAERFSDGRLDAEALSRQPDDDLLAELTAIPGIGPWTVQGALILALQREDVVLPGDLALRKAVRAAYRLDHLPTQDEVLAIAEPWRPYRSLATSYLFSAAFEPPA; from the coding sequence GTGACGCAGACCGTCGACCTGGCACGCGCTCACCTCCGCGCCGCCGACCCCGTCATCCGGCGACTGATCGACGAACGACCGGACTTCGATCCACGGGCCTGGCTGGCCGAGCTGCCGGCGATGGACCTGTTCGGCGCCCTGTTGTTCCAGGTGGCCGGCCAGCAGCTGTCGGTGGCCGCGACCCGCCGGACGCTGGCCCGCATCGAGGCCCTGTTCGGCGATCGGTTCCCCTCCCCTACCGAACTCCTGGACGTCGAACCCGCCGTCCTGCGCGAGGCCGGGCTGTCCTGGCGGAAGATCAGCACCCTCCGCGACCTCGCCGAGCGGTTCTCGGACGGCCGGCTGGACGCCGAGGCCCTCAGCCGGCAGCCGGACGACGACCTGCTGGCCGAGCTCACCGCCATCCCGGGCATCGGCCCGTGGACCGTGCAGGGGGCCTTGATCCTCGCGCTCCAGCGGGAGGACGTCGTCCTGCCGGGCGACCTCGCTCTCCGCAAGGCGGTCCGCGCCGCCTACCGGCTCGACCACCTGCCGACCCAGGACGAGGTGCTCGCCATCGCCGAGCCCTGGCGGCCGTACCGCAGCCTGGCCACCAGCTACCTCTTCTCGGCCGCGTTCGAGCCGCCGGCGTAA
- a CDS encoding DHA2 family efflux MFS transporter permease subunit, whose translation MSAARPVEGDAGPGLHYGTAAARWALAAAVLGSGIAFLDATVVGIALPAIGRDFSAGVDALQWVSNAYTLTLAGLLLLGGTLGDRYGRRRVFVVGVIWFAAASLLCGLAPSAFWLVLARALQGVGAALLTPGSLAILQASFVPEDRSRAIGAWSAFGGVAGAVGPFLGGWLISAASWRLVFLINLPVAVAVVLMANRHVPESRAPDDGGPLDVRGAVAITLALVGITYGLTEGPVRGWGSAVVVGALAGGVFFAVVFLLLEQRVANPMLPLRIFRSVQFSAANAVTFVVYAALGGALFLLPVVLQVVAGYTPLQSGLALLPVTVIMLALSARSGALAARIGPRLQMSVGPLVIGAGLTMLTRIDAGGDYLTQVLPAVLVFGLGLAINVAPLTSTAMNAAPAEHAGIASAVNNDVARIAGLLAVAVLPVVAGITGDAYLHPELLLSGFREAVLISAVLCVAGGLLAAVTIKNPARVPGQLHPHDRELHCALDAPPLRGGHHDRSEGAAAGG comes from the coding sequence ATGAGTGCCGCGCGTCCGGTCGAGGGGGATGCCGGTCCCGGCCTGCACTACGGCACCGCGGCGGCACGCTGGGCCCTGGCGGCGGCGGTGCTCGGCTCGGGGATCGCCTTCCTCGACGCGACGGTCGTGGGCATCGCGCTGCCCGCGATCGGTCGGGACTTCTCCGCCGGGGTGGACGCGCTGCAGTGGGTCTCCAACGCCTACACCCTCACTCTCGCCGGCCTGCTGCTGCTCGGCGGCACGCTGGGCGACCGCTACGGCCGGCGGCGGGTCTTCGTCGTCGGGGTGATCTGGTTCGCCGCCGCCTCGTTGCTGTGCGGTCTCGCGCCCAGCGCGTTCTGGCTGGTTCTCGCCCGGGCGCTGCAGGGGGTCGGCGCCGCGCTGCTCACGCCGGGCAGCCTGGCCATCCTCCAGGCGTCGTTCGTGCCGGAGGACCGGTCGCGCGCGATCGGGGCCTGGTCGGCCTTCGGTGGGGTGGCCGGCGCCGTCGGGCCGTTCCTGGGCGGTTGGTTGATCAGTGCTGCCTCGTGGCGGCTCGTGTTCCTCATCAACCTGCCCGTCGCGGTGGCGGTGGTGCTGATGGCCAACCGGCACGTGCCGGAGTCCCGGGCCCCCGACGACGGCGGGCCGCTCGACGTGCGCGGGGCTGTGGCGATCACCCTGGCCCTGGTCGGCATCACGTACGGCCTGACCGAGGGCCCGGTCCGGGGATGGGGCTCGGCGGTCGTCGTCGGGGCGCTCGCCGGGGGCGTGTTCTTCGCCGTCGTCTTCCTGCTGCTGGAACAGCGGGTGGCCAACCCGATGCTGCCGCTGCGGATCTTCCGCTCGGTCCAGTTCTCGGCCGCGAACGCGGTCACGTTCGTCGTGTACGCAGCCCTGGGCGGCGCGCTGTTCCTGCTGCCGGTCGTCCTGCAGGTCGTCGCCGGCTACACGCCGTTGCAGTCGGGGCTGGCGCTGCTCCCGGTCACCGTGATCATGCTCGCGCTGTCGGCCCGGTCGGGTGCGCTGGCCGCCCGGATCGGCCCCCGGCTGCAGATGTCCGTGGGCCCGCTGGTCATCGGCGCCGGGCTGACCATGCTGACCCGGATCGACGCGGGCGGGGACTACCTCACGCAGGTGCTGCCCGCCGTCCTCGTGTTCGGCCTGGGCCTGGCGATCAACGTCGCGCCGTTGACGTCCACGGCGATGAACGCCGCGCCCGCGGAGCACGCCGGGATCGCCTCGGCGGTCAACAACGACGTCGCGCGGATCGCCGGGCTGCTCGCCGTCGCCGTCCTGCCCGTGGTCGCCGGCATCACCGGGGACGCCTATCTCCACCCCGAGCTCCTGCTGTCCGGCTTCCGGGAGGCGGTGCTCATCTCCGCGGTGCTCTGCGTGGCCGGCGGGCTCCTGGCCGCGGTCACGATCAAGAACCCGGCCCGGGTTCCCGGCCAGCTGCATCCGCACGACCGCGAACTGCACTGCGCGCTCGATGCGCCACCGCTGCGGGGCGGGCACCACGACCGGTCGGAGGGTGCCGCCGCGGGTGGGTGA